In Coccidioides posadasii str. Silveira chromosome 4, complete sequence, one genomic interval encodes:
- the FIG4 gene encoding phosphatidylinositol-3,5-bisphosphate 5-phosphatase (EggNog:ENOG410PFHQ~COG:I~BUSCO:995at33183), with amino-acid sequence MESFDDVALSANASSETVALDEQSGGQPQHAEDTEIKRSSCDNAILNGKSEKTGHDGPNGSQQDVPWPQREANEADDTPPAFPQLQFQRRNSTDMPIFDGDGDGGDEEPNVAKSFERSSSPNAATLRSREGGDERPCDDGISRMHKFSLYETSTRYYMVGMDLIDKRFRILKIDRTSESDDLTISEDDTVYTKREMNQLLDAVDDGNKSSGGLKLRCSAWGLLGFIKFTGTYYMLLVTKRSQVAMIGGHYIYQIDDTELVPLSSSSSSKTKSEKHAEETRFINIMNNVDLTRSFYFSYSYNITQTLQRNIASEREALEKGQPGANSHNLNSMFVWNHYLLMPVVGSLKNAYDWCLPIIHGYVEQTSMSVYGRLVFITLIARRSRFFAGARFLKRGANDLGYVANDVETEQIVAEMLTTSFHAPGPKLYCNPHYTSYVQHRGSIPLYWTQDNTGVSPKPDIEINLVDPFYSAAALHFNNLFERYGAPVYVLNLIKSRERMPRESKLLVEYTNAINYLNQFLPEDKKIIYKAWDMSRASKSRDQDVIGTLEDIAQDIIPRTGFFQNGENGEAGLKMQNGVARTNCIDCLDRTNAAQFVIAKRALGHQLYALGIIDRTTVDYDTDAINMFTNMWHAHGDTIAVQYGGSHLVNTMATYRKLNQWAGHSRDMVESFKRFYNNSFLDAQRQEAYNLFLGNYVFSQDQPMLWDLETDYYLHHSDPRSWAEANRHNYVNWYTPAFLKERQMPLAVWPKGISKAPVRAFDDYWLEYYRPLAVSSFSKVFAFKMKSTLHNLPFRSTQQGQYDLSPFVVRADHETEPREKKTPRKKVLVIQEPFETLNGDSRSINSSKERLPPSEPLRLWLQQSTASENRSSSQSSILKPQHLPPPLITSNSDLLTPKSQSNQYSLGQLVTESLNPTISASEAEEYERYINHPLKVPLVVTSESPIKEATNNKDFDLVEYANKVSLQDPALDASAEDNLADYIEFLNVGEEGLTVIREDYGKKRYKRYRQWLRGKSLFKQGIDL; translated from the coding sequence ATGGAGAGCTTTGACGACGTGGCTCTTTCAGCCAATGCCTCATCCGAGACCGTCGCGCTAGACGAGCAGTCAGGTGGACAGCCGCAGCACGCCGAAGACACCGAGATCAAAAGGAGTTCATGCGATAATGCCATTCTGAATGGGAAAAGCGAGAAGACAGGCCACGACGGCCCGAACGGCTCGCAGCAAGACGTACCATGGCCCCAACGGGAAGCCAATGAAGCCGACGATACCCCGCCCGCGTTCCCGCAGCTCCAGTTCCAGCGGCGAAATTCCACAGACATGCCCATATTCGACGGAGATGGAGACGGTGGGGATGAAGAACCGAATGTTGCAAAGTCGTTTGAGCGGTCATCTTCGCCCAATGCCGCGACGCTCCGAAGCCGAGAGGGTGGCGATGAGCGGCCATGCGACGATGGGATTTCGAGGATGCACAAATTTTCCCTATACGAGACATCGACGCGATACTATATGGTTGGAATGGATCTCATCGATAAACGATTCCGGATCTTGAAAATTGATCGCACGTCTGAATCAGACGACCTCACTATTTCAGAGGACGATACTGTGTATACCAAAAGAGAGATGAACCAGCTGCTGGACGCTGTGGATGATGGAAATAAGAGCTCTGGGGGTTTGAAGCTACGTTGCAGCGCGTGGGGGCTTCTTGGGTTTATAAAATTCACGGGAACGTATTACATGCTGCTTGTGACGAAACGCAGTCAAGTTGCCATGATTGGCGGACATTATATTTACCAGATTGATGATACTGAGTTGGTTCCGCTCAGCTCTTCCAGCTCCAGCAAAACAAAATCCGAAAAGCATGCAGAGGAGACAAGGTTCATCAACATCATGAATAATGTTGACCTGACGCGTTCTTTCTACTTCAGCTACTCTTACAACATTACGCAAACGTTGCAGCGGAATATCGCATCCGAAAGAGAAGCTCTCGAGAAGGGTCAGCCGGGCGCCAACAGCCATAATCTCAACTCCATGTTTGTGTGGAACCACTACCTCTTGATGCCGGTTGTTGGCTCATTGAAAAATGCGTACGACTGGTGTCTGCCCATTATCCATGGCTACGTGGAACAAACATCGATGTCTGTCTACGGCAGACTAGTATTTATCACACTCATCGCCCGGCGATCCAGATTCTTCGCTGGAGCGCGATTTCTCAAGCGCGGCGCCAACGATCTTGGCTATGTAGCCAACGACGTGGAAACAGAACAAATAGTCGCCGAAATGCTAACTACTTCATTTCATGCTCCTGGGCCAAAGCTTTATTGCAACCCACATTATACGTCTTATGTCCAACATCGTGGAAGTATCCCTCTTTACTGGACCCAGGACAACACCGGAGTTAGTCCAAAGCCAGACATTGAGATCAACCTTGTCGATCCGTTTTATTctgctgctgccctccattTTAACAATCTATTCGAGCGGTATGGTGCGCCTGTTTACGTCTTAAATCTCATAAAATCGCGGGAACGGATGCCTAGAGAATCGAAACTGCTGGTAGAATACACCAATGCAATTAACTATCTCAATCAGTTCCTTCCCGAAGACAAAAAGATTATCTACAAAGCATGGGATATGAGCCGTGCCTCTAAAAGCCGTGACCAAGACGTTATTGGAACGCTAGAAGATATTGCCCAGGATATCATCCCGCGAACCGGATTTTTCCAGAACGGCGAGAATGGTGAGGCTGGTTTGAAAATGCAGAATGGCGTTGCCCGGACCAATTGCATTGACTGTCTCGATCGAACTAATGCAGCCCAGTTTGTTATAGCCAAACGGGCGCTGGGACATCAGTTGTATGCTTTAGGGATTATTGACCGGACCACCGTTGATTACGACACAGATGCCATCAATATGTTCACGAACATGTGGCATGCTCATGGCGATACCATCGCCGTGCAATACGGGGGTTCCCATCTCGTCAACACGATGGCGACGTACCGAAAACTCAATCAGTGGGCCGGCCACTCAAGAGACATGGTTGAAAGCTTTAAGCGCTTCTATAACAACTCGTTCCTTGATGCTCAAAGGCAGGAGGCCTATAACCTGTTTCTAGGAAATTACGTGTTTTCTCAGGATCAGCCGATGCTCTGGGATCTAGAGACTGATTATTACCTCCATCACTCGGATCCGCGGTCATGGGCGGAGGCTAACAGACACAATTACGTCAATTGGTACACACCAGCCTTCTTGAAGGAACGGCAAATGCCCCTAGCTGTATGGCCCAAAGGAATATCTAAGGCTCCTGTCCGGGCCTTCGATGATTACTGGCTGGAATACTATAGACCCTTAGCAGTGTCCTCATTCTCAAAGGTGTTTGCATTCAAAATGAAGTCTACCCTTCACAACCTTCCATTTCGATCTACCCAGCAAGGCCAATATGATCTAAGCCCCTTCGTCGTCCGAGCAGACCATGAAACAGAACCTCGTGAAAAGAAGACCCCGCGAAAAAAGGTTCTCGTCATTCAGGAACCCTTCGAGACTCTAAACGGAGACTCTCGTTCTATCAACTCAAGTAAGGAACGCCTGCCTCCATCGGAACCCCTTCGTCTTTGGCTCCAGCAATCCACAGCTTCAGAAAACAGATCGTCCAGTCAAAGCAGTATTCTCAAACCGCAACACCTCCCGCCGCCCCTGATAACTAGCAACTCAGACCTGCTTACACCCAAGTCACAATCGAACCAATACAGTCTCGGGCAGCTTGTTACGGAATCACTAAATCCAACCATTTCCGCATCCGAAGCAGAAGAATACGAACGATACATAAACCACCCCCTCAAAGTCCCCTTGGTTGTGACGTCCGAATCACCAATCAAAGAGGCTACGAATAATAAAGACTTTGATTTAGTCGAATACGCGAATAAGGTTTCACTGCAAGATCCGGCTCTTGATGCGTCGGCCGAGGATAATCTGGCAGATTATATAGAGTTCTTAAATGTGGGAGAGGAAGGTCTGACGGTTATAAGGGAGGATTACGGCAAGAAGAGATACAAGAGGTATAGGCAGTGGCTAAGGGGAAAAAGTTTATTCAAGCAGGGGATTGATCTATAG
- a CDS encoding uncharacterized protein (CAZy:GH47~SECRETED:SignalP(1-27)~EggNog:ENOG410PG1N~COG:G~BUSCO:3721at33183), giving the protein MVLVRRFTLALIISFCFLFSLLHLNSSGTNREPSETKRPLRNWWKDYATEYPVTSMISLPTGSPKQIPPIQFNFGGEDEKTKTLREQRRDAVKNAFLHSWKGYKERAWGYDEVGPVKGNVRNTFGGWGATLVDSLDTLWIMGLKAEFEDAVTAVQRIDFSYCEEPLLNVFETTIRYLGGLLAAYDLSEGAYPALLQKAVEVADLLYLAFDSPNRMPVLRWDWQGARDGTPQEASHANILAELGSLSVEFTRLSQLTEDPKYYDAVQRITNVLQENQNSTRLPGMWPLGIDALTPRFTADRRFTFGAMSDSLYEYLPKEYLMLGGQSSQYKEMYEVAMEVARKRLFFRPRTAAGEDILISGAAYAVGKSIVHLKPEGQHLTCFAGGMVALASKIFDIPNDLEIGKKLTEGCIWAYRSMPSGVMPEIFTAVACDENEDPGCKWSPRLWFRSEDDERMTIGELEKKAQKQGLIPGFLKIDNAQYHLRPEAIESIFLLYRITGDPSLQDKGWNMFTAIEKHTRTRIAHGSLSDVTVSKPEVLNEMESFWTAETLKYFYLLFSEPDLVSLDKYVFNTEAHPLKRPL; this is encoded by the exons ATGGTCCTCGTTCGAAGATTTACTTTAGCCTTAATAATCTCGTTTTGCTTCCTGTTCAGCCTCCTTCACCTCAATTCCTCCGGCACAAATAGAGAACCCTCGGAGACGAAGCGCCCGCTTCGCAATTGGTGGAAAGATTATGCCACCGAGTATCCCGTGACGTCGATGATCTCTCTCCCCACGGGGAGTCCGAAGCAAATCCCGCCGATTCAGTTCAATTTCGGCGGAGAGGATGAAAAGACGAAGACGCTCCGGGAGCAACGGCGGGATGCCGTAAAGAACGCCTTCTTGCATTCGTGGAAAGGATATAAAGAAAGAGCTTGGGGTTATGACGAGGTGGGTCCAGTAAAGGGCAATGTGAGGAACACGTTTGGCGGCTGGGGCGCAACGCTGGTGGATAGTTTGGACACTCTTTGGATCATGGGATTGAAGGCAGAATTCGAGGACGCCGTCACTGCAGTTCAACGGATTGATTTTTCGTACTGCGAAGAACCTCTCCTGAACGTTTTTGAGACCACAATTCGTTACCTTGGTGGGCTCCTTGCCGCCTACGATCTGTCAGAGGGCGCATATCCAGCCCTCCTTCAGAAAGCGGTTGAAGTGGCGGATTTGCTGTACCTTGCATTTGATTCCCCGAATCGGATGCCCGTACTTCGCTGGGATTGGCAGGGCGCTAGGGACGGTACACCGCAGGAAGCCAGCCATGCGAATATATTAGCAGAACTCGGCTCGCTTTCTGTGGAATTCACCCGATTATCGCAGTTAACTGAAGATCCAAAGTATTACGATGCGGTCCAGCGTATTACCAATGTGCTGCAAGAGAATCAAAATTCCACTCGGCTTCCGGGAATGTGGCCACTTGGTATTGATGCACTCACCCCAAGGTTTACAGCCGACCGTCGATTCACCTTTGGCGCCATGTCTGATTCTCTCTATGAGTATTTGCCAAAG GAGTATCTAATGCTGGGCGGGCAGTCGTCACAGTATAAAGAAATGTACGAAGTCGCCATGGAAGTTGCAAGAAAGCGCCTGTTTTTCCGCCCTAGAACTGCCGCAGGTGAAGATATCCTAATCTCAGGGGCTGCATATGCTGTTGGTAAATCGATAGTCCACCTAAAACCAGAAGGCCAACATCTTACATGCTTTGCCGGGGGTATGGTGGCTTTAGCTTCAAAAATTTTTGATATTCCAAATGATCTAGAGATTGGAAAGAAGCTCACCGAAGGCTGTATCTGGGCCTACCGAAGTATGCCCAGTGGTGTCATGCCTGAAATCTTCACAGCGGTCGCTTGCGATGAAAACGAGGACCCTGGCTGCAAGTGGAGTCCTCGTCTCTGGTTTCGCAGCGAGGACGATGAGAGAATGACTATAGGTGAACTCGAGAAGAAAGCCCAAAAGCAGGGACTGATTCCGGGATTCCTTAAGATCGATAATGCGCAGTATCATCTAAG GCCTGAGGCCATAGAAtctatctttctcttgtatCGCATCACTGGTGATCCCAGCCTTCAGGATAAAGGCTGGAACATGTTCACTGCCATCGAAAAGCATACACGAACAAGAATTGCCCATGGATCCCTCAGCGACGTCACAGTATCGAAGCCGGAGGTTTTGAACGAAATGGAGTCATTTTGGACCGCGGAAACACTGAAATActtctatcttcttttcagCGAGCCGGACCTCGTTAGTTTGGATAAATATGTTTTTAATACGGAGGCCCATCCTTTGAAAAGGCCATTATAG
- a CDS encoding uncharacterized protein (EggNog:ENOG410PUX3~COG:Q), translating into MDAIRVTEFVSSVSSLRPQATPFPPQPRPGEVLVAIHCAALNHVDLLYAQGKHQNNKSLIRPPFTLGLEFSGTVFAVGSTDTTHEPQFKPGDKVFGAGLGAYAEWIVVPARSLHHIPHNWTFEDAAGLAATANVAYGAVAIRGGVKEGDWVMVQGAAGGIGVYACQIAKALGAKVIAGVRDTRNSEKVGILRTVGCVDGIVATGSGPGWEKEAKDITCGHGIDVVIDSVGLVKESIRCLRPLGGKIVLVGFAGRGGVMEQLTANRILLKQAVIIGYRYGDTDRKNPKESEQVWRGLMEMVGSGALKPVVYQKTYHGLDKVKVAMEDLQARKIYGKAIIYVKKQDKPSL; encoded by the exons ATGGACGCGATTCGAGTGACAGAATTCGTCTCCTCAGTATCTTCCCTGCGACCCCAAGCTACCCCTTTTCCTCCCCAACCCCGGCCCGGAGAAGTCCTTGTCGCAATCCACTGCGCAGCACTGAATCATGTTGACCTCCTCTATGCTCAAGGAAAACATCAAAACAACAAGTCATTGATTCGCCCGCCGTTCACCCTGGGGCTCGAATTTTCTGGGACAGTTTTCGCTGTCGGTAGCACGGACACTACTCATGAGCCGCAGTTTAAACCAGGAGACAAGGTCTTTGGTGCAGGGTTGGGTGCATATGCGGAATGGATTGTTGTTCCAGCACGAAGTCTCCACCATATCCCGCACAACTGGACATTTGAGGACGCTGCCGGGCTTGCAGCAACAGCAAATGTCGCGTATGGTGCTGTTGCAATCCGAGGCGGAGTCAAAGAGGGTGATTGGGTTATGGTCCAGGGAGCCGCCGGGGGAATAGGTGTATATGCCTGCCAAATCGCCAAGGCTTTAGGGGCCAAAGTCATCGCAGGTGTTAGGGACACTCGAAATTCTGAAAAGGTCGGCATTCTGAGGACAGTAGGTTGCGTCGACGGCATTGTCGCGACTGGCTCTGGGCCAGGCTGGGAGAAGGAAGCGAAGGATATAACATGTGGTCATGGAATAGATGTCGTAATTGACAGCGTCGGTCTTGTTAAAGAGAGCATCCGCTGCTTGAGACCGTTGGGCGGAAAGATCGTTCTGGTTGGTTTTGCTGGTCGAGGAGGTGTCATGGAACAACTCACGGCCAACAGAATATTGCTGAAACAAGCTGTCATAATTGGCTAT CGGTATGGAGACACAGATCGAAAGAATCCCAAAGAATCAGAACAAGTGTGGAGAGGCCTGATGGAAATGGTTGGTTCGGGTGCGCTCAAGCCGGTTGTCTATCAAAAGACGTACCATGGTCTCGATAAAGTTAAGGTTGCCATGGAAGATCTACAGGCAAGAAAGATATATGGCAAAGCAATCATCTATGTCAAAAAGCAGGATAAGCCCTCTTTATAG
- a CDS encoding uncharacterized protein (EggNog:ENOG410JQA7~COG:O): MTRDNQYGITILHDPATHVAAGGRAVGSDGIVFDLVAIHGLNGDPIKTWTHGETGVMWLKDLLPEAIPNIRIMTFGFNACFNSFTARLDLHAISTKLLTELVDVRTTEDEKSRSLVFVCHSLGGIVAKKALLIGCSEEQERVQQSVHTILFHGTPQYGNGAVMGKLLANIAFTCSPMKAPRALIGMLRKEPEAILEITGDFIKRRKKVHLMSFYELELTSIGPFFRKMVPDAFPIVRQQFAISRVPHEITIPQFSDHRNLVRFRSPQDRCFLTVASRLKNIAEELRPRCTEQTPSGPESDFAILFDIKAQPCPSFRGRDDVFRLLSAYFHGDHDHAQRRRTFALCGLGGSGKTQTALHYVLQSLSKYKTGIAFINASSSASLEADFGRLHDLLELGESDDKIGSVRRWLARPRNSHWLLIFDNADNLESVRIQRCFPAVNWGHIIITTRDQGAIGSITEEGHVLRPLMTEDAIQLLLDKSGIHHPTQSDTEDARVIAEFLGSLPLALVQAGTYIRSRHRSLREYCRLYMTSRNDLLRFTSHPGDAEMPVLTAWEINFKQVERESSKAFHLLLLFSFLEPWSIPEMLLQRGSSPQKRWGTNGEVEEIRAEEEGADVNLTRFIQDDFEFDTAVEKLLSFSLISCGRGSDGLRTFSIHPLVQYCAVQRLSPSETRRWRWQALLLVCHAFPRSRYIEPLNGPIGRTILPHLSRVLSEYDSMALEDGEPTSFRHELAACLLAASRFSNAKWKVEAITRTKKLLEGDDDPFLNAWLAYRESSVMRMSGMTEESKRVLHTFLRVKATPLAEKSELTQRFNAKRGDLIISLSENLVRQGKLAEAKAELIEWEQLSREISTLEKLTSRARNTTLGKILRLQGKFKEALEQLDSVLQSGLLDDHFMGTGWYRVLLSEVAGLHCELGQPVEAEKLLLQELASMREKGTQHIATGQRLQMSLAETFLQRNMYAEAETLLYDLRRAFLSPDNLDYNAKFNGFRVWVSLARVSHKQSHWEDALTRWKHALSALEGLKLEETFNAGLVQSSLAHLMMLTGHETEATHMLQRARSNMKSEPRLFWVPLFNSQWHDFIIESLQDLKVDCGGANVNHLSIIHITEMKGKGSTCDFNSDVPSCA, encoded by the exons ATGACTAGGGATAATCAATATGGAATTACCATTCTCCATGACCCTGCAACCCATGTTGCTGCCGGAGGGAGAGCTGTTGGTTCCGATGGGATTGTTTTTGA TTTGGTTGCCATCCATGGTCTCAATGGTGATCCCATCAAAACGTGGACTCACGGAGAAACTGGGGTCATGTGGTTGAAGGATCTGCTGCCAGAAGCAATACCTAACATTCGCATTATGACCTTTGGATTTAATGCGTGTTTCAATAGCTTTACTGCCCGGCTAGATTTACATGCTATATCAACTAAATTACTCACTGAGTTGGTTGATGTTAGGACAACAGAAGAT GAGAAATCCAGGTCTCTTGTCTTTGTTTGCCACAGTTTAGGAGGAATTGTAGCAAAGAAG GCGTTATTAATTGGCTGCTCTGAGGAGCAAGAGCGAGTGCAGCAATCAGTTCATACCATCTTATTTCATG GCACGCCTCAATATGGAAACGGTGCAGTCATGGGGAAGCTTTTGGCGAACATAGCCTTCACCTGCTCACCAATGAAAGCACCTCGCGCTCTTATAGGGATGTTGCGGAAGGAGCCTGAGGCCATACTAGAAATCACTGGTGATTTCATTAAAAGGAGGAAGAAAGTTCATCTCATGTCTTTCTATGAGTTGGAATTGACCTCTATTGGACCATTTTTTCGAAAAATGGTACCCGACGCTTTTCCG ATTGTCCGGCAACAGTTTGCAATCTCCAGGGTCCCCCATGAAATTACTATTCCCCAATTTTCTGACCATCGCAACCTTGTTAGATTCCGGTCTCCCCAAGACCGTTGTTTCCTCACCGTAGCTTCGAGGCTGAAAAATATTGCCGAGGAGTTACGCCCCAGGTGTACAGAGCAGACGCCATCAGGTCCAGAGTCAG ATTTCGCCATTCTATTCGACATTAAGGCTCAACCATGTCCATCCTTCCGTGGCAGAGATGACGTATTTAGATTGCTGAGTGCTTACTTCCATGGCGATCACGACCATGCTCAAAGGAGACGAACGTTTGCATTATGCGGCCTCG GAGGATCAGGTAAGACACAGACGGCCTTGCACTACGTTCTACAGAGTTTGTCGAAATATAAAACAGGTATTGCATTTATAAATGCGTCATCGTCTGCCTCACTTGAAGCCGATTTTGGCCGCTTACATGATCTTCTCGAGCTTGGGGAATCTGACGACAAGATTGGGTCTGTCAGAAGGTGGCTGGCGAGACCCAGAAACTCTCATTGGCTTTTGATTTTCGATAACGCCGACAATCTAGAGTCGGTACGGATCCAGAGGTGCTTCCCAGCTGTGAACTGGGGTCATATCATTATTACTACTCGCGACCAGGGGGCCATCGGTAGCATAACTGAAGAAGGACATGTTTTGCGTCCGCTGATGACCGAGGATGCGATACAGTTGTTACTCGACAAGTCGGGCATTCACCACCCTACTCAGAGTGACACTGAAGATGCCAGGGTGATTGCAGAGTTCCTTGGATCACTTCCCCTTGCTTTGGTACAAGCTGGCACATATATACGTTCAAGGCATCGCAGTCTTAGAGAGTATTGTAGACTTTATATGACGAGCCGGAATGACCTGCTACGTTTTACATCGCATCCTGGCGATGCCGAGATGCCAGTCTTGACGGCGTGGGAAATTAACTTCAAGCAAGTAGAAAGAGAATCATCCAAAGCTTTCCatctccttcttctcttctcattTTTGGAGCCGTGGTCTATTCCTGAGATGCTCCTACAACGAGGGTCATCTCCTCAGAAGCGTTGGGGTACGAATGGCGAGGTGGAAGAGATTCGAGCAGAGGAAGAAGGCGCGGACGTAAACCTGACGAGGTTCATACAGGACGATTTCGAATTTGACACGGCTGTGGAAAAGCTGCTTTCTTTCTCGCTGATATCTTGCGGTAGGGGGTCAGACGGACTGAGAACCTTTTCTATACATCCTTTGGTTCAGTACTGTGCCGTACAACGCTTATCGCCATCAGAGACGAGAAGGTGGCGATGGCAAGCACTTTTGCTGGTTTGTCATGCATTTCCACGGAGTCGATACATTGAACCTCT AAACGGACCAATTGGCAGGACTATACTCCCCCATTTAAGCCGGGTTCTTTCTGAATATGACAGCATGGCTCTCGAGGACGGAGAGCCGACTTCCTTTCGGCACGAACTTGCAGCGTGTCTCCTTGCCGCGTCACGATTCTCAAACGCGAAATGGAAGGTTGAAGCAATTACTCGCACGAAGAAGCTTCTAGAAGGGGACGATGATCCCTTCCTCAATGCCTGGCTTGCGTATAGAGAAAGTTCGGTAATGAGAATGTCAGGAATGACAGAAGAGTCCAAGAGAGTCTTGCACACATTCCTGCGGGTTAAGGCCACGCCTCTCGCAGAAAAGTCGGAACTGACTCAAAGATTTAATGCCAAACGAGGGGACCttataatttctctttctgagaatcttgtcCGCCAGGGCAAGCTTGCCGAAGCGAAAGCAGAATTGATTGAGTGGGAACAGCTAAGCAGGGAAATCTCTACTCTTGAAAAGTTAACATCGAGAGCGCGCAACACGACCCTAGGCAAGATCCTTCGTCTACAGGGGAAGTTTAAGGAGGCACTTGAACAGCTCGACAGCGTTCTTCAAAGCGGTTTGCTCGATGATCACTTTATGGGCACAGGCTGGTATCGAGTTCTCCTTTCCGAGGTTGCAGGTCTACATTGCGAATTGGGCCAGCCTGTCGAGGCTGAAAAACTTTTGCTACAGGAATTGGCCTCAATGAGGGAAAAGGGAACTCAACACATTGCCACGGGACAACGGTTACAGATGTCACTTGCAGAGACTTTCCTGCAGCGAAATATGTATGCTGAAGCAGAGACACTCTTGTACGACCTCAGACGTGCATTCTTGTCCCCTGACAATCTGGATTATAATGCTAAATTCAATGGTTTCCGTGTCTGGGTCTCACTCGCGAGGGTTTCCCATAAACAATCTCACTGGGAGGACGCCCTGACACGTTGGAAGCATGCCTTGTCAGCTTTGGAGGGCCTCAAGCTGGAAGAAACCTTTAATGCCGGCCTTGTACAATCCTCACTCGCTCACTTGATGATGCTGACTGGCCATGAAACGGAGGCCACACACATGCTGCAGAGGGCGAGGTCCAATATGAAGTCCGAGCCCCGTTTATTTTGGGTTCCGTTGTTCAATTCCCAATGGCATGACTTCATAATCGAAAGCCTACAAGATTTAAAAGTCGATTGCGGAGGTGCCAATGTCAACCACCTGAGTATAATTCATATCACCGAAATGAAAGGCAAAGGCAGTACATGTGATTTCAACTCGGACGTCCCTTCGTGCGCATAG
- the MET7_2 gene encoding Folylpolyglutamate synthetase (EggNog:ENOG410PHKQ~COG:H~TransMembrane:1 (o469-487i)), with protein METETIGKMRNYFDAIRKLNSTQTGFALLRERKRLNHSINASAVHQMRKWVQCLGYSISDLDRLNIVHVGGTKGKGTACAYVNSILQKYRQSCGVPRKIGLYTSPHLITVRERIQINSEPISEEKFAKYFFETWDALETSGHNDGLDPVPKPPYFRFLTLMSFHVFLSEGIDTAIYEVGVGGEFDSTNIIEKPVATGITTLGIDHVAVLGDTIEEIAWHKAGIFKRGCPAYTVPQQPHAMEVLKKRAIEKGVNLNMARNFSVLDNINIKPAEHFQKKNASLAIILASIVLKKLGIATNCIPDTLPDQFIQGLENLVWRGRCETLTNRQQSWYLDGAHTKESLELACSWFGRVSQARELPCVLIFNQQSSRDAVSLLKTVHRILYNEFSVTFQYALFCTNITHKGRSYNIEFVNKNIDPDTLQTLTLQKELATTWQGLDPCTEVASLPSIEDAIDYVRSISGRNCAEQEALIFVTGSFHLVGGVLSILERQ; from the exons ATGGAGACGGAGACGATAGGAAAAATGCGAAATTACTTT GATGCGATTCGCAAGTTAAATTCGACTCAGACAGGCTTCGCACTTTTGAGAGAACGCAAACGACTAAACCACAGTATAAATGCCTCGGCTGTACATCAGATGAGAAAATGGGTGCAATGTCTGGGCTACTCT ATTAGCGATCTCGACCGACTCAATATTGTTCATGTCGGTGGCACGAAAGGCAAAGGTACGGCTTGTGCCTATGTCAACTCCATTCTTCAAAAGTATCGCCAATCGTGTGGGGTGCCGCGAAAAATAGGACTTTACACCTCTCCTCATCTAATAACTGTGCGTGAGAGGATACAAATCAACTCTGAGCCCATATCTGAGGAAAAGTTCGCAAAGTACTTTTTTGAAACCTGGGACGCTCTTGAAACGTCAGGCCACAATGACGGTCTCGATCCAGTGCCCAAACCGCCGTATTTCCGATTTCTAACGTTAATGTCATTCCATGTTTTCTTAAGCGAGGGAATTGACACTGCTATATACGAAGTCGGAGTGGGTGGTGAATTCGATTCGACCAATATTATCGAGAAGCCTGTTGCTACTGGTATCACCACGCTCGGCATTGACCATGTGGCTGTGCTAGGTGATACAATCGAAGAAATAGCGTGGCACAAAGCGGGGATATTTAAAAGAGGATGTCCAGCGTATACAGTACCGCAGCAGCCTCATGCGATGGAGGtattgaagaaaagagcaatAGAAAAGGGGGTTAACCTCAACATGGCTCGAAACTTTTCTGTGCTCGACAATATTAACATCAAACCAGCAGAACATTTCCAAAAGAAGAATGCTTCTCTAGCAATCATATTAGCAAGCATTGTGTTGAAAAAGCTTGGGATTGCCACAAACTGCATACCTGATACACTTCCCGACCAATTTATTCAAGGTCTGGAAAATTTGGTGTGGAGAGGGAGATGCGAAACTCTCACAAACAGGCAACAATCCTGGTATCTTGATGGTGCACATACAAAGGAGAGTCTTGAACTAGCCTGCTCCTGGTTTGGACGGGTTTCTCAGGCAAG GGAATTACCTTGTGTGCTTATTTTCAATCAACAGTCATCAAGAGACGCTGTCTCACTTCTTAAAACTGTTCATCGTATTTTATACAATGAATTTTCTGTGACATTCCAGTATGCTTTGTTTTGCACCAATATCACACACAAAGGCCGGTCCTACAATATTG AGTTTGTCAACAAAAACATTGATCCGGATACACTTCAAACACTCACTCTACAGAAAGAATTAGCAACTACTTGGCAAGGTCTGGATCCCTGCACTGAAGTAGCCAGTTTGCCCTCAATTGAAGATGCCATTGATTATGTGAGAAGTATCAGTGGAAGAAATTGTGCTGAACAAGAAGCCCTGATTTTTGTGACGGGAAGTTTCCATCTGGTTGGTGGCGTGTTATCCATCCTTGAAAGACAGTAA